ATGAGATTTGGAATGTTCATGTTTTGTTGTGTTGCCATAGTAGGGTTAGAGTATTTAGGAATAAAGATTATCTGGAATATAATTATGTAGAAAAATATTAATAAAGAATTTTACGTTAAATTTCTAGTATTAGGATAAGGATGTGTTTAGTAATGGATAGTATTCTTGGGAAGGGAAAAAATCAATTAGTATGAGTATAAATGCAGAGGATAAAGATAAGACAGATAGTTTTTTAAAAGAAACTATTGAGAATCAGAACATATAAAATGGGGGATAGAATAATGAGTATTAATTTTCAAACTGAGAGATTAGAAATTAGACAATTTAATTTAGATGATGCAGTAGCACTAAATAAGATCTGTAATGAACCATACATATTAAAATGGATGCCTGATTGGGAAGGTGGCATGGATAAAAGAATATGGTGGATAAATTGGGTTAATGAACAGTATCCTTTAGCAACAAAGGAAAAAGCTAGAGTAATGCTTGCCGTAAATCTTAAAGATAGTGGACAGTTAATTGGTATGGTTAGCATAGGCAATAAAGAGGAAGTTAATAATGAGATGGAAATAGCTTATTTTATTTCCCGGGAATATAGTAATAAAGGATATATAAGTGAGGCAGCAAGGGCTATGGCAAAATGGGCATTTAATAATTTAAATCTAGATTATTTAATGGCTATTATGGAGTTAGATAATTACTCTTCACAAAGGGTAGTTGAGAAATGTGGCTTTACTAAGGTTGAAACAAGGATGATATTAAACGAGGGGGAAATAGAAGAAAAACCGTTCTACTATTACAGATTATATCCTGAGGTTAAATAATATTGAATTAAAATGTCACAATATTATGTAAAACTATAATTGCCTGGAGGATATAAATGAAGTTTAGAGATATTTGTGAGAAGGATTTTAAATATATATCATCACTTAATGAACAATTAGGTTATGATTTATCTGAGAGTATGGTGAAGGAACGTATAAAATATATACTAGAAAATACAAAGGATAGAATAATAGTTGCAGAAATCAATAACAAAGTTATTGGATATATCCACGGGTCTCCCTATGAATTATTGTATTATGATAGTGTTATTAACATAGTGGGATTGGTAGTAGATAAAAATTGTCGCAGATTAGGTGTTGGAAAAAAATTAATTAATGAAATTGAATTATGGGCAAGAGAAAATAACTTTAAAGGAATTAGGTTAGTTTCTGGTTGGGATAGGAAAGGTGCCCATGATTTTTATGAAAAATGTGGATTTATTAATAGAAAGGATCAAAAGAACTTTATTAAAATATTTTAATAAGTAAATTGGAAAATATAGTCTATAATTTAGAACTAGGGATTAAATATCTCTAGTTTTTTTGTTCAAAATAAAGAGGTTTACCTGATGTCTAAGTAAGGAATACAATTCCATGACTAGTAAAAATTGACAAAAATAAAACGATGACATATAATTAACATGCGTTGAAAACGATTTCCTAAGATTGTTTTTTAATCTTTGGAAATACCAAATTATACTAGGAGGGATAAAAATGATACAAAATGGTTTTTCGTTTATTTCATTTCTTTTATTATTTGCAGGTGTAGTTATATGGTATGAAAATAAGTATAAAGATAATAATTTCTTTAAATATGTACCTGCTATAATAATTATCTATTTTTCAGTAATGCTAATGTCAACATTCCATGTATGGGAAATGACAGATTCTGTTAAAGCGGCTAGAGGTTCAATTAAAAGTGCAATTTTACCTACTATGATATTTCTAATGCTTTTAAGAGCAGACTTAAGAGATATTTTTAAACTTGGACCTAAGTTAATAGGAACTTTTTTTGCAGCTACTACAAGTATTGTATTGGGATTTGTAATTTCATTTATTTTATTTAAAGGTTATCTTGCTGAAAATGCAGCATTAACTTTTGGGGCACTTGCTGGAAGTTGGATTGGTGGTACACAAAATATGGTTGCTGTTCAACAGGCTCTAGGATTAAATGATGCAGGTATGGGATATACATTACTTATAGATTCAATTGACTATTCTATGTGGATTATGTTTCTTTTAGGATTAGTCCCTTTTGCTTCTAAGTTTAATGCATGGACAAAAACTGATACATCTCAAATAGATGAACTGAATAAAAAATTAAATGTTAAATTTGGGAATATTAGAAAAGAAATTACGTTCCCTGATATGATGTTATTACTAGGGGTAGCCTTTGGTATGGCTTCATGTTCTATGTTTGTAGCAAAATTCCTTCCAACTAATGCAATTTTAACAACTTCTACATGGTCTATTATCATTGTTACATTGGCTGGTGTGATTGCTGCAATGACGCCTTTAGGAAAGATACCTGGTTCTCCTCAACTATCAAATGTTTTATTGTATACGTTAGTTGCATTAATAGCAGCAAATGCAAACTTTGGTGAGCTTACTCAAGCTCCTGCATATATTCTTGCTGGATTTGTAATACTTGTTGTACATGGAGTAATAATGACAGTACTTGCAAAAATCTTTAAGTTAGATTTATTTACTTGTGGTATTGCATCACTTGCTAACATTGGTGGAGTTGCTTCTTCTCCAGTATTAGCAGCAGCCTATAGCCAGTCATTAGTTCCTGTAGCAATACTTATGGCGCTGATAGGGGTAATTGTTGGGACGTTTAGTGGAATCGGTGTTGCAACAATGCTTCAGATGTTATAATTAAAAAAATATTGTATTTACATATGAACTAATAAAAAATGCACCTTGATTAAGGTGCATTTTGTTTGTATATAATGAACTTATCGTAATTTTTTATAACCTTGGGCAAAATATATCTACATGATAGAACCAAGGAGGAACTTTAATGTATGAATCTATAATTGAAAGTATTCGTAGAAAGAAAGTAGGGATTGATCTATTTGACCAACCTTTGAAAGCTGTGGAATTAAAAAAGGGAATATATATTAATGAAACTATGGAGAACTTTTATAATAAGATGCCACCAGAATTTAAATCACAGAAACAGAAGGATATATTCTCAAGCTTGAAATACTGGGGGGATTTTGAAATCCTCAGGCAAATATTTAAATATGCATATAAAAATTTAGGAACCAATATACTAGGTTCATCTATGATTGTATCTTTACCCTATGATCTTAAGGAAGATAAATTGGGAGAAGTTTGGATGCGAATGATTATAGATGTAGCTATGGAACAAAAGTGGAGGGAAGTATATATAGCGGATAACTATTTCTGTGCAGCCCTTGGAGTAGGCATACCTGCCAATGATGTAGGTGAAGATGGTTTAACTAGAAAAAATATTTTTATTTATGCAACCAGCTGGTGTACTTATGCGGGTATAGTTTTTGCCGGTAGTTTATTTCATATGAAGATAATTAATAAGAATTATAATGAAATTACCATAGATGAAATTAAAAGTAAAATTGAAGAGATTAAGGGTGAATTATCCCATAGATTACCAGAGCATTTCAAAAATGTTCATGTTGATGAAAATGAATTAGAAAAACTACGTTTAGGCTGGAAACTTCAAATGGGTAGAAAAATCCATTTAGCAGTTCCACGAAAAAAGAGATATGAGTTCGGCTCTTCAATGGAAGACTACCAATTTGTTTATGCTGACGATTATGAAGGATGCATTATAAATGGCCTTAGAACTTTGCTAAGTGAACTAGACAATATGAAAAGAGCACGTCCAGTCAGAAAATAAGGATTAAAATAAGAAATCATTAGAAGTAAAGAAGATAGCAAATAATAATTAGTATATAAAGCCTTAATCTTAATGAGTAGAGATTGGGGTTTTATTTTTATGGAAATAATTCAACTGGAATATTTTACAATGTAAATGAAATACTAATTTTATACTATGTTGGAGGAGTGATTCATGGGTAAAGAAGTTATTTCAGATAAACAAGGCATATGCATTGTGATCTTATTCATAACAGGGAGTTCTGTATTATTTGGTATAGGAGCAGATGCAGAAAATGACGCATGGATAGCTATAATCATTTCGATCCTATTTTCACTTCCAATATTAATGATTTATGCTAGAATTCTTTCACTTTTTCAGGAAAAAGATATATTTGATATTTTAGAATTAGTATTTGGTAAAATTTTAGGAAAGATAATTAGTATGTTATATGTGTGGTTTGCCCTTCACTTAGGGGGATTGGTTTTAAGAGATTTTGGAGAATTTCCTACTATTGTTTCAATACCAAAAACTCCTCGTATAGTACCTATGGTATGTATTTCTTTTTTATGTTGTTGGGCAATAAAAGAAGGTATAGAGGTATTAGGTAGAAGTGGAGAATTTATGCTTCCAATAGTAGTATCTTTAACTGTGGTAGGTGTAAGCCTATCAATTCCAAATATGGAGTTTAAACATATTGAACCTATATTTAATAAAGGTATTAATCCTATTGTGAATGGAGCTTTTGCAGTGTTTTCATTCCCCTTTGGTGAAACAATTTTATTTTGTGGAGTTTTTTCAAGGTTAAAAAATAATAAATCACCATATAAAATTTATTTACTAGGATTAATAATTGGAGGAATTTTGATATTTATTATTTCACAGGCTACCTTTGTGATTTTAGGATTTGATGGATATAAGGCAGAGTTATTTCCCACATATGCTGCTGCTACTAGAATAGATGTGCTAGATTTCATACAAAGGATTGAGATA
This window of the Anaeromicrobium sediminis genome carries:
- a CDS encoding GNAT family N-acetyltransferase; its protein translation is MSINFQTERLEIRQFNLDDAVALNKICNEPYILKWMPDWEGGMDKRIWWINWVNEQYPLATKEKARVMLAVNLKDSGQLIGMVSIGNKEEVNNEMEIAYFISREYSNKGYISEAARAMAKWAFNNLNLDYLMAIMELDNYSSQRVVEKCGFTKVETRMILNEGEIEEKPFYYYRLYPEVK
- a CDS encoding GNAT family N-acetyltransferase is translated as MKFRDICEKDFKYISSLNEQLGYDLSESMVKERIKYILENTKDRIIVAEINNKVIGYIHGSPYELLYYDSVINIVGLVVDKNCRRLGVGKKLINEIELWARENNFKGIRLVSGWDRKGAHDFYEKCGFINRKDQKNFIKIF
- a CDS encoding DUF819 family protein; translation: MIQNGFSFISFLLLFAGVVIWYENKYKDNNFFKYVPAIIIIYFSVMLMSTFHVWEMTDSVKAARGSIKSAILPTMIFLMLLRADLRDIFKLGPKLIGTFFAATTSIVLGFVISFILFKGYLAENAALTFGALAGSWIGGTQNMVAVQQALGLNDAGMGYTLLIDSIDYSMWIMFLLGLVPFASKFNAWTKTDTSQIDELNKKLNVKFGNIRKEITFPDMMLLLGVAFGMASCSMFVAKFLPTNAILTTSTWSIIIVTLAGVIAAMTPLGKIPGSPQLSNVLLYTLVALIAANANFGELTQAPAYILAGFVILVVHGVIMTVLAKIFKLDLFTCGIASLANIGGVASSPVLAAAYSQSLVPVAILMALIGVIVGTFSGIGVATMLQML
- a CDS encoding acetate and sugar kinases/Hsc70/actin family protein, producing the protein MYESIIESIRRKKVGIDLFDQPLKAVELKKGIYINETMENFYNKMPPEFKSQKQKDIFSSLKYWGDFEILRQIFKYAYKNLGTNILGSSMIVSLPYDLKEDKLGEVWMRMIIDVAMEQKWREVYIADNYFCAALGVGIPANDVGEDGLTRKNIFIYATSWCTYAGIVFAGSLFHMKIINKNYNEITIDEIKSKIEEIKGELSHRLPEHFKNVHVDENELEKLRLGWKLQMGRKIHLAVPRKKRYEFGSSMEDYQFVYADDYEGCIINGLRTLLSELDNMKRARPVRK
- a CDS encoding GerAB/ArcD/ProY family transporter, with the protein product MGKEVISDKQGICIVILFITGSSVLFGIGADAENDAWIAIIISILFSLPILMIYARILSLFQEKDIFDILELVFGKILGKIISMLYVWFALHLGGLVLRDFGEFPTIVSIPKTPRIVPMVCISFLCCWAIKEGIEVLGRSGEFMLPIVVSLTVVGVSLSIPNMEFKHIEPIFNKGINPIVNGAFAVFSFPFGETILFCGVFSRLKNNKSPYKIYLLGLIIGGILIFIISQATFVILGFDGYKAELFPTYAAATRIDVLDFIQRIEIIVAIGFFFGGFIKISVCLLVACKGIEKVFECDNYRYIAIITTLFMLNLSIIMHKSFLEVIRWTIATWRYYAFPFQVIIPISILIVAEIKKKREKIKVE